Proteins co-encoded in one Nothobranchius furzeri strain GRZ-AD chromosome 4, NfurGRZ-RIMD1, whole genome shotgun sequence genomic window:
- the LOC107390002 gene encoding protein ELFN1, with protein sequence MTSICGWLSPMDIASPSQMAQRTGQLRRSAAGGSSSGILSKASSSLNWLVLLSVLQLPAVAADCWLIEGEKGFVWLAICSMNQPPFEAIPTHMNSTIVDLRLNENKIRSVHYSSLSRFGNLTYLNLTKNDISYVEDGAFSAQFNLQVLQMGFNKLRNLTEGMMRGLGKLQYLYLQANLIETVAHNAFWECLNLENIDLSMNRIQVLDGNLFSGLSKLTTCELYTNPFSCSCELLDFLRWLSSFPNRTSERMVCDSPKGLSGYNLLSQNPRMPTQRNALYALNVACTDDGNSVTNVYVVDLTTQLPDFASPCGLDDCSSGTPPDEVISLSPIFPEARPIMTLKQVQHSSAVVTVQIPHPYKKMYILMLYNNSFFTDIQNLRNQREDIELKNLKPNTDYTYCVASIRNSLRFNHTCLTISTGRRAGAETVTNPSSATHYIMTILGCLFGMLLFLGLLVHCLRKRRIMEEKERKMSRIQRTLIELKYGGEGDIEGGSGGSVSQKLAAGDSLSRMPYLPQGSEIDPYKLQEVIETPGHKSAKLNYMEVRSSGIEKEREREREREMSPQANPQGSVAEISTIAKEVDKVNQIINNCIDALKSESTSFQQGMKSPSSVSGGAVSNEEPQLVLLSEQGERGGEFLSPVYQGGRGGREERGRNYHHTLQRHHSMEAPPTSKRPSTSSSPGSARSPRSFRSEGGYHSSESRYIERNSPGERGGGGDAIRTVNPAAAILRAEAQRIRQYNEHRHSYPGSQQHLQELQHPPILQELHHHPGGRRPSVLDPLTLSRQAKQRELAYSQLSPHYPLSPQYHNLSYCSSPEEDEEEEEGLLCTPTLGLWERFKLHRKRHRQASLEDEGYVAAGHALRRKVQFAKDEDLHDILDYWKGVSAQHKA encoded by the exons ATGACAAGCATCTGTGGTTGGCTCTCTCCAATGGATATCGCATCGCCTTCCCAAATGGCTCAGAGAACAGGACAGCTGAGACGTAGTGCGGCTGGAGGTTCTTCATCAGGGATCTTATCAAAAGCCAGCTCTTCCCTGAACTGGCTCGTCCTGCTGTCAGTGTTGCAGCTGCCAGCAGTAGCGGCTGATTGTTGGCTTATCGAAGGGGAGAAAGGCTTTGTGTGGCTGGCTATCTGCAGTATGAACCAGCCTCCCTTTGAAGCCATCCCCACCCACATGAACAG CACTATTGTGGATCTCAGGCTGAATGAGAACAAGATACGGTCGGTCCATTATTCCTCGCTCAGTCGCTTTGGAAACCTCACCTATCTGAACCTCACCAAGAACGATATCAGCTACGTGGAAGATGGAGCGTTCTCAGCACAATTCAACCTGCAG GTTCTCCAGATGGGCTTTAACAAACTGAGGAACCTGACAGAGGGGATGATGCGAGGTCTGGGCAAGCTGCAGTATCTCTACCTGCAAGCCAATCTCATCGAGACTGTTGCACACAACGCCTTCTGGGAGTGTCTCAATTTGGAGAACATAGACCTCTCCATGAACAG GATCCAAGTTCTGGATGGTAACTTGTTCTCTGGGCTCTCCAAGTTGACCACCTGTGAACTTTACACGAACCCCTTCAGCTGCTCCTGTGAGCTCCTGGATTTCCTGCGCTGGCTCTCATCGTTCCCCAACAGAACCAGTGAGAGGATGGTGTGTGACTCCCCTAAAGGACTGTCTGGATACAACCTGCTGAGCCAGAATCCGCGCATGCCCACCCAGCGCAACGCTCTGTATGCACTCAACGTCGCATGCACAGACGACGGCAACAGCGTGACAAATGTGTACGTGGTTGACCTTACCACCCAGTTGCCAGATTTTGCCTCTCCCTGTGGACTGGACGACTGCTCCTCTGGGACCCCTCCTGATGAGGTCATCAGTTTGAGCCCCATTTTTCCGGAGGCCAGACCAATCATGACACTCAAACAGGTTCAACACTCGAGTGCGGTGGTAACAGTTCAGATTCCCCACCCGTATAAAAAGATGTACATACTCATGCTTTATAACAACAGCTTCTTCACTGACATCCAGAATCTAAGAAATCAAAGAGAAGACATTGAACTAAAGAACCTTAAACCCAACACTGACTACACATACTGCGTGGCTTCTATAAGAAACTCTCTACGCTTCAACCACACCTGCCTGACCATCTCCACCGGCCGCAGAGCCGGAGCTGAGACGGTAACCAATCCGTCGTCTGCCACACACTACATCATGACTATTCTGGGATGTCTGTTTGGCATGCTGCTCTTCCTTGGCCTTCTTGTCCACTGCCTGAGGAAAAGAAGGATCATGGAGGAGAAGGAGAGAAAGATGAGTAGGATCCAGAGGACTCTGATAGAGCTCAAGTACGGAGGTGAAGGAGACATAGAGGGAGGGAGCGGCGGATCGGTCTCACAGAAGCTTGCTGCGGGGGACAGTCTGTCCAGAATGCCTTACTTGCCCCAGGGCAGTGAGATAGATCCATACAAGCTCCAGGAGGTGATAGAAACACCGGGGCACAAGTCTGCCAAGCTCAACTACATGGAGGTTAGAAGCTCTGGTATTGAaaaagagagggaaagagagagagaaagggagatgTCACCACAAGCAAACCCGCAGGGCTCGGTAGCGGAGATCTCCACCATCGCTAAAGAAGTTGATAAAGTTAATCAGATAATTAACAACTGTATAGATGCTCTCAAGTCTGAGTCCACCTCCTTTCAGCAGGGAATGAAATCCCCCTCTTCTGTAAGTGGaggagctgtttcaaatgaggagCCACAGCTTGTTCTCCTGTCTGAACAAGGAGAACGAGGGGGGGAGTTTCTTTCCCCGGTGTACCAAGGAGGAAGGGGAGGGCGAGAAGAAAGGGGGAGGAATTACCATCACACGTTGCAACGACACCATAGCATGGAAGCTCCTCCTACCTCCAAAAGACCAAGCACCTCCTCTTCCCCTGGCTCGGCCCGAAGTCCTCGCTCCTTCCGCTCAGAGGGAGGGTACCACTCATCGGAGTCCAGGTACATAGAGAGAAACTCACCTGGGGAAAGAGGAGGTGGCGGAGATGCCATTCGTACCGTCAACCCGGCTGCCGCAATCTTACGGGCTGAGGCTCAGCGAATCCGCCAGTACAACGAGCACCGCCACTCCTATCCAGGTTCccagcagcacctccaggagCTGCAGCACCCACCGATCCTACAGGAGCTCCATCACCACCCTGGAGGCCGCAGACCCTCTGTGTTAGACCCCCTCACTCTTAGCCGGCAAGCCAAGCAGCGTGAGTTGGCCTACTCCCAGCTTTCACCTCATTACCCACTCTCACCCCAATATCACAACCTTAGTTACTGCTCTAGTCCTGaggaagatgaggaggaggaagaagggcTCTTATGTACCCCTACCCTAGGGCTCTGGGAGAGGTTCAAACTGCACCGGAAGAGGCACCGGCAGGCCTCCTTGGAGGATGAGGGATACGTGGCAGCTGGACACGCACTGAGGCGAAAAGTTCAGTTTGCCAAGGATGAAGACCTTCATGACATACTGGACTACTGGAAGGGTGTGTCGGCCCAACATAAAGCCTAA